GTGCCGTCGCCGTCCATGCTGGTCGGCAGGATCACGCCCGCGCCCAAGTCCTCGCACCGCCGGGCCCAGTCGATCGCGTCCTGGCCGATCGGCTTGGTGCCACCAGCCACCACCAGTTCAAAACCCGACGGCATCTCCCGATTCCTCCGGGCATCGATGGCGACGGTGACCCGGTCGGAGCCGAAGGTGTCGGCGCCCTGTTTGATCAACTCGGGCTTTCGCACCGCCGCTGTGTTCATCGAGAACTTGCTGGCGCCGGCCTCGACCACCAGTTCCATATCCTCCAGCGACGAGATCCCGCCGCCGACGGTCAGCGGAATGTCAATGACGGCTGAAACGTTGCGGACCCACTCCAGACGGGTCTTGCGATTCTCGACGGTGGCCGCGATGTCCAACATCGCCAACTCGTCCGCCCCTTCCTTCTGATAGAACGCAGCGTTTTCGATCGGGTCGCCCGCGTCCTTGATATCCACGAAGTGCACCCCCTTGACCACCCGACCCTCTT
The window above is part of the Phycisphaerae bacterium genome. Proteins encoded here:
- the hisF gene encoding imidazole glycerol phosphate synthase subunit HisF, with translation MGLVKIMPCLDMKEGRVVKGVHFVDIKDAGDPIENAAFYQKEGADELAMLDIAATVENRKTRLEWVRNVSAVIDIPLTVGGGISSLEDMELVVEAGASKFSMNTAAVRKPELIKQGADTFGSDRVTVAIDARRNREMPSGFELVVAGGTKPIGQDAIDWARRCEDLGAGVILPTSMDGDGTQTGYDLEFTRAIADAVNVPVVASGGAGKLDDFHAAVTEGHADVLLAASVFHFRILSIEQVKEFLAGKGVSVRR